Within Streptomyces sp. NBC_00704, the genomic segment GGGCTGGTGATGCTGTGCGTGGGCGACGTCGCCGGGCACGGCATCGAGGCGGCCACCAGCATGGTGGTGCTGCGCAACGCGCTGCGCGGGCTGGCGGTGACCGGGGCGGGGCCGGGGCAGCTGCTGTCGTGGCTCAACATCGTCGCCCACCATCTGACGGGCTCCATCACGGCCACGGCGGTGTGCGGTCTGTACGACCCGTCCCGGCACACCCTGCGCTGGGCCCGCGCGGGGCATCTGCCGCCGGTGCTGGTGCGGGACACCCAGGCGGCCCCGCTGCCCCTGCTGAGGGGGATGCTGCTGGGCGCGGTGCCGGACACGGAGTACGAGGAGGAGGAGGTCCAGCTCGCCGCGGACGACACCCTGCTCATGTACACGGACGGGCTGATCGAGCGGCGCGACCGGTCCGTGGAGGAGTCGCTGACGCAGTTGCTGGTGCAGGCCCGCACGGTGCCGCCGACGCTGGACCAGCAGCTGGACCGGCTGCTCACCTACAGCAGGTCCGACACGGACGACGACACCTGCATCGTGGGCATCAGGCTGCGGTAGGGCACGGCGGCCGCCCGGGACCGGCCGGCGGGGCACTGCCCTGATGCATGTCCTGACGATTCGGGGGTATCCGCTGGGCGCACCGACAGGCCGGGGATCGACGGGCGGAAAGGGGCTGGACCGGACCATGGGGAACGTCTCCGCGCCGTCCTTCGTCCCCGTCCGCCGTCCCGGCGTGTCGCTGCCGCCCGCCGGGGCAGAGCCCCCGACCGCCAGTTTTCCGGAGGAACACGTGTCCATCGCCCAGAACCCCCTGTCCGTCGAGGTCACCCTGCCTCGTGAGGACGTCGCCCTGGTCACGGTCGCGGGCCATCTCGATCTCGACACCGCGACCGAGTTCCAGGCCCATCTGGCGAACCAGCTGCATCACGGACGACGGCACTTCCTCATCGACCTCTCCGAGGTCCCGTTCATGGACTCGTCCGGGATGAACATCATCCTGCGGGTGTACCAGGAGGCGCGGGCTCTGCCCGGCAGCGTGCACGTGATCAATCCGACGCCGGCCGTGCGCCGCGTCCTGGACCTCACCGGGGTCAGCATCACCGTGCCGATATCGGACAAGCCGGAGCAGGCCCTGGAGCTGATCGACCAGCAGGCCGCAGGGTCCGCCGGGAGCTGAGCGGCGGCGGGCCGCCCGCGGGGCTCCGGCGCCGGCCCGCCCGGGAACGTCGCGGACACCCATGAACGCCGACCCATGCTGACCAGTGCCGGCCAATGCCGATGAATGCGCCATGAATGCCCATGAATGCCGATGAACGCTGCCCGACAGTTGTCATTTGACAACTGTGCCGGGCAGGCAACAGAGTGAGCGGGACAGATGCGGGAGGGATCACGGATGCGCCGGTGGGCGGACCCGATCACCCGGGAACGGCGTCAGGCGGTCCGGGCGTCAGCGGCGTCGGACTCGTGGATCTGCGCGGCCGCGGTCGCGCAGAACGCCTCCAGGCCCGTCAGCAGGGCGGCGCGCTGCGCCGCCGGCATCTGCTCCAGCACGTCCTCCAGCGCCGCCTCGCGGCGCGACCTGAGGCCGTCCAGGAAGGCGCTCCCCCGGCGGCTCAGGAACAGCTCCAGCTCCCGCCGGCTGCCGGCGGACGTGCGGCGCTCCACGAAGCCGACGGCCTGGAGCCGGTCGCACAGCCTGCTGGTGGACGGTGGAGTGGAACCGAGGGAGTCGGCGAGCGTGCGCAGGTTGATGCCCTCGTGGTGTTCGAGGATGAAGAGCACCCGCAGCTGGGAGGCCGAGACCGGCGCCGTGGAGGCCCGCCCCCAGAGGACTTCCAGCAGCTCCGACGCCTGCGAGGTCACACGCGCCACCTGGTGCGGCTGCGGGCGCGGGGAGCGTGAGGAGGGGGACGTCACGGTGACACTCTCGCAGGCTTCCGGACGGCTGTCAGCCCGCCCCCGCCGCCGGGCGACGACGGGACCGGCCGCGTGAACGGACTCGCCACCGCCGCACGCGCCCTGCGCGCGGCGGCGCCGCACCGGCTGCCCGGCACGCTGCACACCGTGCTGCGCGCCGGTTACGCGGCCGAGCGGACCGACCTGCGGCTGGCCGACTACGGGCAGACGGCCCTGCTGAGCGTGGCGCCCGACGGGCGCGGCGCGCGCAGCCGCCGGTCGCTCCCGCTGCACGGCAGCGCGCCGGGCCGCGCCTTCGGCGCCCAGGAGCCCTTCGTGGAGGAGCTGGACGGCGGGCGCGTCCTCGCGCACCTGCCCGTGACCGTGCGCGGCGACCGGCTGGGCGTGCTGTCGGTCACGCTGCCCGGCGCGGGGCTCGGCGACGGCGGACTGGCCGAACTCGCCGCGCTGGCGCGGCTCCTGGGGCACGAGATCGTGGTCGCCGAACGCGACACCGACGTCTACCGCCAGGCGCGCCGCACGGAGCGGCTGACGCTGGCGGCCGAGATGCAGTGGCAGTTGCTCCCGGCCCGCTCCTGCACGGGCGACGGCTATGCGCTGGGCGCCCAACTGGAGCCCGCCTACGCCGTGTTCGGCGACAACTTCGACTGGGCCGCCACCGCCGACCGGCTGACGGTGTACGTCACCGGCGGCATGGGCGAGGGCATCGAGGCGTCGCTGCTGACCGGACTCGGGGTCAACGCGCTGCGCCACGCGCGCCGGGCCGGGGCGCCGATCGCCGAGCAGGCGGCCCTCGCCGGCCGAGCCGTCCACGCCCACTACGGGGGCGAGGCGCATCTGTCGGTCCTGCTGGTGGACCTCGACACGGCCACGGGACGCATGCGGGTCGTCGACGCCGGGTCGGCGCAGCTGCTGCTCGTGCGCGACCGGGTCCCGGCCCGGATCACGTTCGACGCCCTACCGCCGCTGGGCCTGGCCGGGGAGGCCGACTACACGGCGCGGGAGTTCACGCTGCTCCCGGGCGACCGGCTGCTCCTCGTCAGCGACGGGGTGCACGCCGCCGCGTCGCCGGGCGGCGAGATCTACGGCGAGCAGGCGCTCGCCCGGGCGGTGACGTCGGCGGCACTGCTGCCGGCGGCGGACGTGCCCGCGGCGGTGCTGCGCGAGCTCGCCGGCCACCGGGGCGGATCCGAGCCGGACGACGACGCGCTGGTCGTCTGCCTCGACTGGTCCGGACGGCGGCCCCGGTCGTCGTCCGGCGGCCCCGGAACGGACCTGTCGCCCGGCGACGGGCACAGCACGGTCCCCTCGCCACCGTCGGGACCACAGCGACACGACGAGGACCAGGACGCGGACGAGGAGTGAAGCACTTGCCGGAACACGACACGACGGCACGGAACACGGAGAACCCGGCGCCCTCCCAGGCGGTGGGCGCGTTCCTCGGCCGGCGCCGTGAGCAGATCGCCCAGCGGTGGGCCGACGAACCCCTCTTCCGCGCGGTGTTCACCGTCTCGCGGGACGAGGCGGTGGAGGCGGGCCGCGCGGTCGCCGACGCGCTCGCCCAGGTGGCCGGATCGGGCCGGGTGGAGGACACCGACGGCGCGGGCTTCACGGCGGTGCGCGACCAGCTGGCCCGGATGGCGGCCTCCCGGGGCCGGGCCGGCCTGACCTCGGCGCAGATCTCCCGCGAGGTGGACGCCCTGCGCGTGCCCGCGGTGGACCTGCTCGTGGCCGACCTCCCGCAGGCCCCGTCCGAGCACGTCAGAGAGTGCGCGACGACCCTCACCGCGCTCATGGGGACGCTGCGGCTGGTGGTGATGGAGACCTCGCTGACGGAGGGCCAGGCCCTCATCGACCGGCAGCAGGTGCAGCTGCTGGAGGTCGCCACGCCGGTGATCCGGCTCTGGGACGGCATCGTCGCCGTCCCGCTGATCGGCACGCTGGACAGCGCCCGCAGCCAGGTCGTGATGGAGACCCTGCTGGAGTCGGTCGTCGACCAGCAGGCGCGGTTCGCGATCCTGGACATCACCGGGGTGCCGACGGTCGACTCGCTGGTGGCGCAGCACCTGATGAAGACGGTGGCGGCCGTGCGGCTGATGGGCGCGGAGTGCGTCGTCTCCGGCATCCGGCCCGCCATCGCGCAGACGATCGTCCACCTCGGCCTGGACCTGCCCGTGGTCACCCGGTCCAGCCTCGCCGACGCGCTGGCGTACGCCCTGCACCGGCTGGGCGCCGACATCGTGTCCGTGTCGCCCGGCGGTGCTGGTCCCCGGTGAACGACGACCTCCTCCGCGCGGGCGCGGCCCCCGTGCCGGTGCTCAGACTCGGCGACGTCCTGCTGATCACGCTGCAGGGCGATCTGCACGACGGCACCGCGGAGCAACTTCAGCGCGACATCGCCGAGTCGATCGTCCGCAGCCGGGTGACCGGAGTCGTCATCGACATCTCCGGGGTCGAGATCATCGACTCCTACCTGGGGCGCGTGCTGGCCGAGATCGCGGCCGGCTCACGTCTGCTCGCCGCCCGGACCGTCGTGGCCGGCATGCGGCCGGCGGTGGCGATCACCCTCGTGGAACTGGGGCTGACACTGCCGGGACTGCGGACCGCGCTGAGCACGGAGGCCGCCCTGGAACTGCTCGCGGCGTCCGCGGACGGCCCGCACGGGGAGCCGAGGTGAGCGGGACGGCCGCGGGCGTGGACGCCCGCCTGCCGATCCGCTCCGACCTGGACCTGGTGTGGGTGCGCCAGCACGTGCGCCAGGCGGCCGCCGCGGTCGGCTTCGGCCTGGTCGAGCAGACCAAGCTGGTCACGGCCGCCAGCGAGCTGGCCCGCAACACCCTGGTGTACGGCGGGGGCGGCGAGGTGGCGACCGAGCGCGTGTCGGACGGGAGGTCGGCGCACGGGCTGCGGCTGACCTTCACCGACCGCGGGCCCGGCATCCCCGACCTCGACCAGGCGCTGAGCGACGGCTACACCTCGGGCGACGGACTGGGCCTGGGCCTGGGCGGCGCGCGCCGGCTGGTGCACGAGTTCGCCATCGACAGCGCGCCCGGCTCCGGCACCACCGTCACGGTGACCTCCTGGGCCGCCCGTCCGCCCCGGCCGCGCGAGGAGCTGCGATGACCCGGGTGTGGGACGTGCCCGTGCACGACTCGACGCGGCTGCGCGACGCGCGGGTGGCCGCGGAGTGCGCGTCGGCGCTGGCCGGTCTGGACCGGGCGCGCGCCGACGCGGCCGCCCTGGTGGCGACGGAGCTGGCGACGAACCTGCTCAAGCACGCGCACGGCGGACAGCTCCTGGTGGAAGCCGTCTGCGGGCCGGGCGGACGGGCGGCGGGCCTCATGGTCCAGATCGCCGCCGTGGACCACGGGCCCGGCATGGCGGACGTCCCGGCGGCCCTCGGCGACGGGTTCTCCACGGCCGGCTCGCTCGGCGCCGGCCTCGGCACCTGCCGGCGGCTCGCGGACGACTTCGACCTGCACAGCGTTCCGGGGCGCGGGACGGTCGCGATCGCCCGGATGGGCGGTGCGGCGGCCTCCCGCGGCGGCCGCGACACGGCCGCGTGCCCGAGCGGCTCCGGCCCGGCGGGCGGGGACGCCGCGGACGCGCCCCTCGGGGTGCGGGCCGGCGGCGTCAACATCCCCTTCCGGGGCGCCGAGCACTCCGGGGACGCCTGGACCTGCGTGCGGGCCGGACATCTGCTGACGCTGATGCTGGCCGACGGCCTGGGGCACGGCCCCGACGCGGCCCTCGCCTCGACCGCGGCCGTGGAGGCGGTGCGCGGCTCCGGTCATCTGCCGCCGGCCGAGCTGCTGCGCCGGCTCGACGACGCGCTGCGCGGCACCCGGGGAGCGGCGGCCGCGGTGACCCAGCTCGACGCCCGGGCCGGACGGCTGCGCTTCTGCGGCGTCGGCAACGTGGGGGCGCGGCTGCGCGAGGGCGACTCCTGGCGGCATCTGCTGTCGCGGCCCGGCATCGTCGGCGCGCACCGGCCCAGGACCCTGCCCGAGACGGAGGCCCCCTGGGGCCCGGACCGGCTCCTGGTCCTGCACAGCGACGGGCTGCCCAGCCGCTGGGCGCCGCCCGCCGATCCCCGTCTGCTCGGCGCCGACCCCGCGCTCGTCGCCGCCGTGACGGTGCGCGACGCCGGGAGTTCCGCCCGCCCGGTGCGTGACGACACCGCCGTGGCCGTCCTGTCCCCGACCCCGCCGGACCGGCCATGACGCGCACCTGGGAGATCAGTACCGTCACCGACGCCGCGCGGGCGCGGATCGCGACCGCGCGGGTGGCCGCCGCGCACGGCGTGCCGCCGCTGGAGCGCGCCCGGCTGGCCGCGGCGCTCAGCGCCCGGCTGCACCGGTGCCTGGCCAAGGGCGGCGCCTGGCGGCTGGCCCTGACACACGCCGACGGGACCCTGCTGATCGAGCTGACCTCCTCCCCCGCCGACGGCGAACGCCCGTGGCTGATCAACGCCCCCTGCCCGGAACCCGCCGCCGGGCCGGTCGGCGACTGCGTCGCGGACGACGCCCCGGTGCTCGCCGAGGCCCTGCTCGGCGCCGACGAGGACACCGCCGTGGTGCTGGACCGGCTGGCCGAGCAGGAGGAACTCGTCGCCTTCCACCGCGAGGAGCTGCACCAGACCAACCAGGGCGTCCTCGCGCTGCACGCCGAACTCGACGCCGCCGGACGCGCCCAGCGCGAGGCCTTCGCGGCGGAGCGCGCGGCGCGCCGGGAGGCGGAGGCGGCCCGGCGCAGACTGACCTTCCTGGCCGACGCGAGCGCGGCGCTGACGGCGTCCCTGAACCACGAGGAGATCGTGCGCCGGCTCCCCGAGCTGCTGGTCCCCGAGTACGCGCGCTCACTCGACGTGTGGCTCCTCGACGCCGAGGAGGACCACGGCCCGTCCGTCCCCCGTCCGGCGGCCGCCGTCCTCGCGGCCCGCACCGGGCGGCCGCAGTACGCGGCGGCCGAGCCGGGCCGCCTGCCGGGGGTCGACGACCAGCCGCCGTCGGCGCTGCTGCCCGGCCGGCCCCTGCTGTGCGTACCGCTGCCGGCGCGCGGCGCGCCGCTCGGCGTGCTGACGCTGACCCCGCCGGGAGAACGCTGGGACCCCGACGACGCCGTGATGCTGCTGGAGCTCACCAGGCGGGCGGGCGGCGCGCTGGAGAACGCCCGGCGTTTCGAGCACAACCGGGACATCGCCGAGACCTTGCAGCGCGCCCTGCTCACCGACCTGCCGGCCCTGCCCGGACTGCGCCTGACGGCGCGCTATCTGCCGGCGACCTACGGCCTGAACATCGGCGGCGACTGGTACGACGCCTTCCGGCAGCCCGACGGCAGCCTCATCACCGTCATCGGCGACGTGACCGGGCACGGGCTGCACGCGGCGGTGATGATGAGCCAGCTGCGCACCGCGCTGCGCGCCTACGCCGTCGACGGCGGCACCCCGGGCGAGCTGCTGACGCGGCTGCACACCTTCCTGCACCACCTCCAGCCCGATCTGTACGCCACGGCCGTGATCGCGCGCTTCCGGCCCGGCGAGCCCGAGCTGACGTGGGCGGCCGCGGGGCATCCGCCGCCCGTGCTGCGCGGGCCCGACGGGCGGGTGCGCACGCTGGACGCGAAGCCGGGGGCGATGCTCGGCATCCCGCTGCACCAGGAGATCGCCGACCACACCGTGCCGCTGGAGCCGGGATCGACACTGGCGCTGTACACCGACGGGCTGGTCGAGCGCCGCGCGCAGGGCATAGACCCGGGGATCGAGCGCCTGTCGGCGGCGCTGGGCTCGTTCCGGACGGACGAACTCGACGCGGACCTGGACGGCTCGGCGGAACGCATCCTGGAGCCGATGCTGAGCGACTCCGAACGCGACGACGACGTCTGCCTGCTGCTGTGCCACCTGGACGGCAGCCCCGGCGGCGGCCTCGGCGGCCCGTTCACCGGCGGTCTCGAGGGCCTCCCGGGCGCACGGGACGGCCGGCTCGGCGGGAGCCGCCTCGACGGCCACCTGCCGACCGGTTCCTGAAGAAGGCTCAGCCACCCGCCCGCCCGCGCGGCCGATTCCCGGCCCTCGGCAGGGCCCGTCGTGACCGCTCCCCGGCGGCCGTGATCGTCCCGCATGCCGGTCCGTTCGAAGGCGAGGGCGTACAAAGGGTCATCCCGGGGTACGGAGGCAGCCTCAGGAGAAACGTTCGTCTGCATGCCTCGTCCGACTGGCGCCACCGGTTCGCGCGCGGTGGTATCGATGAGGTGCGAAGGCCCGGGGGCGGGGCACGCGCACCAGGTCGGGCAGACCGCCTGGAGCCGCAGAAAGGGATGGACATCGTGACACGACCCAGGATCCTGGTAGTGGGCGCGGGCTTCGCGGGAGTGGGGTGCGTACAGCGTCTGGAACGCGCGCTCTCCGCCGCGGAGGCCGACGTCACTCTGGTGACGCCGTTCGCCTACCAGCTCTATCTGCCGCTGCTGCCGCAGGTCGCCTCAGGCGTGCTGACGCCCCAGTCGATCGCCGTATCACTGCGCCGCAGCAAGAAGTACCGCACGCGGATCATTCCCGGCGGCGCCATCGGCGTGGACCTCAAATCGAAGGTCTGCGTCATCCGGACCATCACCGACGAGATCGTCAACGAGCCCTACGACTACATCGTGCTGGCTCCCGGCAGCGTCACCCGCACCTTCGACATCCCGGGGCTGACCGACCACGCCTTCGGGATGAAGACCCTCGCGGAGGCCGCGTACATCCGCGACCACGTCATCACCCAGCTCGACCTCGCCGACGCCAGCAACGACCCCGCCGAGCAGGCCTCGCGGCTCCAGTTCGTGGTCGTCGGCGGCGGCTACGCCGGCACCGAGACCGCCGCGTGTCTGCAACTGCTCACGCACAACGCGGTCAAGCGCTATCCGCGACTGGACCCCGGCCTGATCAAGTGGCATCTCATCGACATCGCGCCGAAGCTGATGCCGGAGCTGGGCGACAAGCTGGGCCGCAGCGCGCAGGAGGTGCTGCGCAAGCGCGGCATCGACATCTCGCTGGGCGTGTCCATCGCCAAGGCGGGCCCGCAGGAGGTCACCTTCACCGACGGACGGGTGATCCCGACGCGGACGCTCATCTGGACGGCGGGCGTCGTCGCGAGCCCGCTGATCGCCACCCTGGGAGCCGAGACGGTCCGCGGGCGGCTCGCCGTGTCCGCCGAGATGAACCTGCCCGGCGAGGACGGGGTGTTCGCCCTCGGCGACGCCGCCGCCGTGCCCGACCGGGCCAAGGGCGAGGAGGGCGCCGTCTGCCCGCCGACGGCGCAGCACGCGATGCGGCAGGGCAAGGTCGTCGCCGACAACGTCATCGCCGCGCTGCGCGGGCAGCCGATGCGGCCCTACGAGCACAAGGACCTCGGTCTCGTCGTCGACCTCGGCGGCACGGACGCCGTGTCCAAGCC encodes:
- a CDS encoding STAS domain-containing protein — encoded protein: MSIAQNPLSVEVTLPREDVALVTVAGHLDLDTATEFQAHLANQLHHGRRHFLIDLSEVPFMDSSGMNIILRVYQEARALPGSVHVINPTPAVRRVLDLTGVSITVPISDKPEQALELIDQQAAGSAGS
- a CDS encoding MarR family winged helix-turn-helix transcriptional regulator — its product is MTSQASELLEVLWGRASTAPVSASQLRVLFILEHHEGINLRTLADSLGSTPPSTSRLCDRLQAVGFVERRTSAGSRRELELFLSRRGSAFLDGLRSRREAALEDVLEQMPAAQRAALLTGLEAFCATAAAQIHESDAADARTA
- a CDS encoding PP2C family protein-serine/threonine phosphatase encodes the protein MNGLATAARALRAAAPHRLPGTLHTVLRAGYAAERTDLRLADYGQTALLSVAPDGRGARSRRSLPLHGSAPGRAFGAQEPFVEELDGGRVLAHLPVTVRGDRLGVLSVTLPGAGLGDGGLAELAALARLLGHEIVVAERDTDVYRQARRTERLTLAAEMQWQLLPARSCTGDGYALGAQLEPAYAVFGDNFDWAATADRLTVYVTGGMGEGIEASLLTGLGVNALRHARRAGAPIAEQAALAGRAVHAHYGGEAHLSVLLVDLDTATGRMRVVDAGSAQLLLVRDRVPARITFDALPPLGLAGEADYTAREFTLLPGDRLLLVSDGVHAAASPGGEIYGEQALARAVTSAALLPAADVPAAVLRELAGHRGGSEPDDDALVVCLDWSGRRPRSSSGGPGTDLSPGDGHSTVPSPPSGPQRHDEDQDADEE
- a CDS encoding STAS domain-containing protein, coding for MPEHDTTARNTENPAPSQAVGAFLGRRREQIAQRWADEPLFRAVFTVSRDEAVEAGRAVADALAQVAGSGRVEDTDGAGFTAVRDQLARMAASRGRAGLTSAQISREVDALRVPAVDLLVADLPQAPSEHVRECATTLTALMGTLRLVVMETSLTEGQALIDRQQVQLLEVATPVIRLWDGIVAVPLIGTLDSARSQVVMETLLESVVDQQARFAILDITGVPTVDSLVAQHLMKTVAAVRLMGAECVVSGIRPAIAQTIVHLGLDLPVVTRSSLADALAYALHRLGADIVSVSPGGAGPR
- a CDS encoding STAS domain-containing protein produces the protein MNDDLLRAGAAPVPVLRLGDVLLITLQGDLHDGTAEQLQRDIAESIVRSRVTGVVIDISGVEIIDSYLGRVLAEIAAGSRLLAARTVVAGMRPAVAITLVELGLTLPGLRTALSTEAALELLAASADGPHGEPR
- a CDS encoding anti-sigma regulatory factor, which gives rise to MSGTAAGVDARLPIRSDLDLVWVRQHVRQAAAAVGFGLVEQTKLVTAASELARNTLVYGGGGEVATERVSDGRSAHGLRLTFTDRGPGIPDLDQALSDGYTSGDGLGLGLGGARRLVHEFAIDSAPGSGTTVTVTSWAARPPRPREELR
- a CDS encoding ATP-binding SpoIIE family protein phosphatase, with the protein product MTRVWDVPVHDSTRLRDARVAAECASALAGLDRARADAAALVATELATNLLKHAHGGQLLVEAVCGPGGRAAGLMVQIAAVDHGPGMADVPAALGDGFSTAGSLGAGLGTCRRLADDFDLHSVPGRGTVAIARMGGAAASRGGRDTAACPSGSGPAGGDAADAPLGVRAGGVNIPFRGAEHSGDAWTCVRAGHLLTLMLADGLGHGPDAALASTAAVEAVRGSGHLPPAELLRRLDDALRGTRGAAAAVTQLDARAGRLRFCGVGNVGARLREGDSWRHLLSRPGIVGAHRPRTLPETEAPWGPDRLLVLHSDGLPSRWAPPADPRLLGADPALVAAVTVRDAGSSARPVRDDTAVAVLSPTPPDRP
- a CDS encoding PP2C family protein-serine/threonine phosphatase, whose protein sequence is MTRTWEISTVTDAARARIATARVAAAHGVPPLERARLAAALSARLHRCLAKGGAWRLALTHADGTLLIELTSSPADGERPWLINAPCPEPAAGPVGDCVADDAPVLAEALLGADEDTAVVLDRLAEQEELVAFHREELHQTNQGVLALHAELDAAGRAQREAFAAERAARREAEAARRRLTFLADASAALTASLNHEEIVRRLPELLVPEYARSLDVWLLDAEEDHGPSVPRPAAAVLAARTGRPQYAAAEPGRLPGVDDQPPSALLPGRPLLCVPLPARGAPLGVLTLTPPGERWDPDDAVMLLELTRRAGGALENARRFEHNRDIAETLQRALLTDLPALPGLRLTARYLPATYGLNIGGDWYDAFRQPDGSLITVIGDVTGHGLHAAVMMSQLRTALRAYAVDGGTPGELLTRLHTFLHHLQPDLYATAVIARFRPGEPELTWAAAGHPPPVLRGPDGRVRTLDAKPGAMLGIPLHQEIADHTVPLEPGSTLALYTDGLVERRAQGIDPGIERLSAALGSFRTDELDADLDGSAERILEPMLSDSERDDDVCLLLCHLDGSPGGGLGGPFTGGLEGLPGARDGRLGGSRLDGHLPTGS
- a CDS encoding NAD(P)/FAD-dependent oxidoreductase gives rise to the protein MDIVTRPRILVVGAGFAGVGCVQRLERALSAAEADVTLVTPFAYQLYLPLLPQVASGVLTPQSIAVSLRRSKKYRTRIIPGGAIGVDLKSKVCVIRTITDEIVNEPYDYIVLAPGSVTRTFDIPGLTDHAFGMKTLAEAAYIRDHVITQLDLADASNDPAEQASRLQFVVVGGGYAGTETAACLQLLTHNAVKRYPRLDPGLIKWHLIDIAPKLMPELGDKLGRSAQEVLRKRGIDISLGVSIAKAGPQEVTFTDGRVIPTRTLIWTAGVVASPLIATLGAETVRGRLAVSAEMNLPGEDGVFALGDAAAVPDRAKGEEGAVCPPTAQHAMRQGKVVADNVIAALRGQPMRPYEHKDLGLVVDLGGTDAVSKPLGVELRGLPAQAVARGYHWSALRTGVAKARVLTNWTLNAIAGDDFVRTGFQARRAAKLKDFEYTDSYLTAEQVRAQVEQAGRTEASGPDPA